One window from the genome of Candidatus Margulisiibacteriota bacterium encodes:
- a CDS encoding MFS transporter, translating to PFDLWGFIFLSIFLISFLLGVSKGEQEGWTSTYIVTCAILSVVSFILFLWVESLVENKVFDLDLFRYRNFSICMVISAIRSVVLFGGIFLLPLFLQQLMGLDEIQSGLILLPGSLVVAMMLPIVGRLSDKSSPKLMSIFGLICLVIFMYMYRNINVSMSAWDIILPTLVRGVGMSFLMAPIMVLAVNSVPKNKTSMASAMLNIIQQIGGAVGIAALSTILNNRLAFHLNVIGNDMNLNSPALTGAMKNIAAHVHSLGYNQYQSMLASKTIFSKHIYQSAAVSGFQDTFFITTFVIAICILPAFLLPNRTVQIHKKPEHTVME from the coding sequence AACCTTTTGATCTCTGGGGTTTCATTTTTCTTTCCATTTTTCTGATATCTTTCCTGCTCGGCGTTTCCAAAGGGGAACAGGAAGGGTGGACCTCCACGTATATTGTAACCTGTGCCATACTATCAGTAGTAAGTTTCATCCTTTTTTTATGGGTAGAAAGTCTGGTAGAAAATAAAGTTTTTGATCTGGACCTGTTTCGCTATCGCAATTTCTCCATTTGCATGGTTATTTCGGCTATTCGATCTGTAGTATTGTTCGGAGGCATTTTTTTGCTGCCGTTATTTCTGCAACAATTGATGGGCCTGGATGAAATCCAGAGCGGATTAATATTGCTTCCGGGGTCGTTGGTAGTAGCCATGATGCTACCCATAGTCGGCAGACTGAGCGACAAATCCAGTCCCAAACTAATGTCCATATTCGGGCTGATCTGTCTGGTAATCTTTATGTATATGTACCGCAATATCAACGTCAGTATGAGCGCCTGGGACATTATATTACCCACACTTGTAAGAGGGGTCGGGATGAGCTTTTTAATGGCACCGATTATGGTTCTGGCTGTGAATTCAGTACCCAAGAATAAAACCAGTATGGCCTCAGCTATGCTAAATATCATACAACAAATCGGGGGTGCAGTAGGTATAGCAGCTCTTTCTACTATATTGAATAATCGACTGGCCTTTCACTTGAATGTTATTGGTAATGATATGAATCTGAATTCTCCGGCATTGACCGGTGCTATGAAAAACATAGCTGCACATGTTCATTCGTTAGGATACAACCAGTATCAGTCCATGTTAGCCTCAAAAACAATTTTTTCAAAACATATTTATCAATCAGCGGCTGTTTCCGGATTTCAGGATACTTTTTTTATTACAACCTTTGTTATAGCTATTTGTATACTTCCTGCGTTCCTGCTGCCAAACAGAACAGTACAAATTCATAAAAAACCCGAACACACTGTAATGGAATAA
- a CDS encoding KUP/HAK/KT family potassium transporter, giving the protein MRYRFIKEAKEAVKSLGIVFGDIGTSPIYTITVIFLTLKPTAYNINGVLSLIVWTMITLVTIEYSWLAMSLGHKGEGGTIVLREILVPLLKSGRNIAFVTFITFLGISLLIGDGVITPAISILSAVEGILLIPGLENTGQWIIMLIAIFITFGLFTFQKRGTSHVAKYFGPVMVVWFISLFLIGLTGILIDYSVLKAINPYYAFNFLFHNGLTSFIVLSEVILCATGGEALYADMGHLGRKPILKAWSIVFVVLITSYMGQGAFLLHNTGAHNILFDMVLFFIPVLYVPFLLLSIIATIIASQAMISGMFSIVYQGIMTRIIPMFKIDYTSTELRSQVYIGFVNWFLFIAVVFAILLFKESKYLAGAYGLAVTGTMTFTGFMMTWIFWRRNNYLKTVLSALIFFVDILYLVANLYKLPHGGFWSLVIASLPFLLILLYTRGQRQLYKNMHPMKISQFLLKYEELYKKSHKIKGTALFFSMNQRRISPYIINTMFINNIIYEDNIFVSITKMDQPNGLKGTFQDKMADGLRVFEVQAGYMEIIDIEKVLKSAGIYEKVIFYGLEHIVTQNLIWKLFALVKRIVPTFDEFYSLPADKSHGVINRVVM; this is encoded by the coding sequence ATGCGATACAGGTTTATTAAGGAAGCTAAAGAAGCAGTTAAATCACTTGGGATAGTTTTCGGTGATATCGGTACCAGCCCTATATATACCATAACAGTAATTTTTTTAACGCTAAAACCAACCGCTTATAACATCAACGGTGTTTTGTCACTGATAGTTTGGACAATGATAACACTGGTTACAATCGAATATTCCTGGCTGGCTATGAGTCTGGGCCACAAAGGGGAAGGCGGTACAATTGTATTACGTGAAATACTTGTACCTTTGCTAAAATCAGGCAGAAACATTGCCTTTGTAACCTTCATCACCTTTTTGGGAATTTCATTACTAATAGGAGACGGTGTAATAACTCCGGCTATAAGTATTTTGAGCGCGGTTGAGGGAATTTTACTCATACCCGGGCTTGAAAATACCGGGCAATGGATAATTATGCTTATAGCTATTTTTATCACTTTCGGGCTTTTTACATTTCAGAAAAGAGGTACAAGTCATGTAGCCAAATATTTCGGACCGGTAATGGTCGTCTGGTTCATATCATTATTTTTGATTGGCCTTACCGGTATTTTAATAGATTATTCTGTTTTAAAAGCCATTAACCCTTATTATGCTTTTAATTTTTTGTTTCATAATGGTCTTACAAGTTTTATTGTTTTGTCAGAGGTAATTCTTTGTGCAACCGGCGGTGAAGCTCTCTACGCCGATATGGGACATCTGGGCAGAAAACCAATTCTTAAAGCCTGGAGCATAGTTTTCGTTGTGCTTATAACCAGTTATATGGGACAGGGAGCGTTTCTTTTGCATAATACTGGCGCTCATAATATCTTGTTTGATATGGTTCTGTTCTTTATTCCTGTTTTGTATGTACCTTTTTTACTTTTAAGCATTATAGCTACAATCATAGCTTCTCAGGCTATGATCAGCGGAATGTTTTCCATTGTTTATCAAGGCATTATGACCAGGATTATACCTATGTTTAAAATAGACTATACATCAACGGAACTGCGTTCGCAGGTCTATATAGGATTTGTAAACTGGTTTTTATTTATAGCGGTTGTATTCGCTATATTATTATTTAAGGAGTCAAAATATCTTGCTGGAGCCTACGGTTTGGCAGTTACCGGAACAATGACCTTTACCGGTTTTATGATGACCTGGATATTCTGGCGCCGAAATAATTATTTAAAAACGGTATTATCAGCTTTGATATTTTTCGTAGACATTTTATATCTTGTTGCCAACTTATATAAATTACCACATGGCGGTTTCTGGTCGCTGGTTATAGCATCGTTACCGTTTTTATTAATACTTTTATATACCCGGGGTCAGCGACAATTATATAAAAATATGCATCCTATGAAAATATCTCAGTTTTTACTTAAATATGAAGAATTATATAAGAAGTCACACAAAATCAAGGGTACTGCTCTTTTCTTTTCCATGAATCAGAGAAGAATTTCGCCTTATATTATCAATACAATGTTCATAAATAATATTATATATGAGGACAACATTTTTGTATCGATAACCAAGATGGACCAACCCAACGGGCTCAAGGGAACATTTCAGGACAAAATGGCTGACGGGCTTAGAGTCTTTGAGGTTCAGGCCGGCTATATGGAAATTATTGATATAGAAAAAGTTTTAAAAAGCGCAGGTATATATGAAAAGGTTATTTTTTATGGTCTTGAACATATAGTAACACAAAACCTTATCTGGAAACTGTTCGCGCTGGTAAAACGCATAGTACCTACTTTTGATGAGTTTTATTCATTGCCTGCTGATAAGTCTCACGGTGTAATAAACCGTGTGGTTATGTAA